A region of Deltaproteobacteria bacterium DNA encodes the following proteins:
- a CDS encoding pyridoxal phosphate-dependent aminotransferase, which produces MITKRASEIPPFIVMDVLEKAQEMQRRGEDIIHLEVGEPDFDTPECIREACCRAMRDGKTHYTNSLGLLELREAICEHYFDQYNVTISPDQVLVTSGTSPAMLILFAAILERGDEVIISDPHYACYPNFIRFYEGIPVSVNVYEDEGFQYTSEAIKEKITKRTKGIMINSPSNPTGNLLSAERMAEIASLDVPVISDEIYHGLVYEDKAHSILEFTDNAFVFNGFSKTYAMTGWRLGYLIAPKYTIRPMQKLLQNLFISANSFVQWGGVTALREAGGEVIRMRNIYNERRMFLIKRLREIGLGIKVEPTGAFYVLGNIKSFSNDSYKMAFEILEKARVGVTPGIDFGKNCEGYLRFSYANSLENIEEGINRIEKYLKETYKV; this is translated from the coding sequence ATGATTACGAAAAGAGCATCAGAAATTCCTCCTTTTATCGTCATGGACGTCCTTGAAAAAGCCCAGGAGATGCAAAGGAGAGGAGAAGATATCATTCATCTTGAAGTCGGTGAGCCGGATTTTGATACCCCGGAGTGCATCAGGGAAGCGTGTTGCCGAGCGATGCGAGATGGGAAAACCCATTATACAAACAGTCTCGGACTTCTCGAACTGAGAGAGGCAATCTGTGAACACTACTTTGATCAATATAATGTGACTATTTCACCGGATCAAGTTTTGGTTACTTCCGGTACCTCTCCCGCTATGTTGATTCTCTTCGCTGCAATACTCGAAAGGGGTGACGAGGTCATCATTTCAGACCCCCATTATGCCTGTTATCCCAACTTTATAAGATTCTATGAAGGAATCCCTGTTAGCGTAAACGTTTATGAAGATGAAGGTTTCCAATATACTTCAGAGGCAATAAAGGAGAAAATAACCAAGCGTACAAAAGGTATTATGATCAACTCACCCTCCAATCCGACAGGCAACCTTCTCAGTGCAGAAAGAATGGCAGAAATTGCATCTCTGGACGTACCCGTAATCTCCGATGAAATATACCACGGTCTTGTTTACGAAGATAAGGCACACAGTATTCTTGAGTTTACAGACAACGCCTTTGTATTCAATGGCTTTTCAAAAACATACGCAATGACAGGATGGCGGCTTGGATATTTAATCGCACCAAAATACACTATCAGGCCAATGCAGAAGTTGTTGCAGAACCTTTTCATATCTGCCAATTCATTCGTTCAATGGGGTGGTGTAACTGCCCTGCGGGAAGCGGGCGGTGAAGTAATCCGTATGAGAAACATTTATAATGAAAGGAGAATGTTTTTAATCAAACGACTTCGCGAAATAGGGCTAGGTATCAAAGTGGAGCCCACCGGTGCGTTTTACGTCCTCGGAAATATTAAGTCGTTTTCCAATGACTCATATAAAATGGCCTTTGAGATTCTCGAAAAGGCCAGGGTTGGTGTAACTCCGGGTATTGACTTTGGTAAAAACTGTGAAGGGTATTTGAGATTTTCATACGCTAATTCACTTGAAAACATCGAGGAAGGCATAAATCGTATTGAAAAATATCTAAAGGAAACGTACAAAGTTTGA
- a CDS encoding alpha/beta fold hydrolase — protein MVDLAREMIIDAEDGVRLLGYYSTQPLKNGRGLITLLHGWEGSSDSTYVVSTGKYFYDKGYDIFRLNLRDHGNSHHLNEGLFHGALIDETFNAVRTISRLSNDKPYYVIGFSLGGNYALRIALKHSVSKIPNLKHIIAISPALDPYKATLSIDEILPIYRYYFLNKWKRSLIKKQSLFPEKYDFSDIMKIKTCMDLTEAIMPYYPEFRNYREYFNQYTLRDNVFDDLSIPVTIIASEDDPIVPIHDVYGLKENSYLRLSLQTYGGHCGFIDFFPFECWYERIIEQIFSRLEKTG, from the coding sequence ATGGTTGACCTCGCAAGAGAAATGATAATTGATGCAGAAGATGGCGTCCGTCTTCTCGGATATTACTCCACACAACCTTTAAAAAATGGAAGAGGCCTCATCACATTGCTTCATGGATGGGAAGGGAGTTCTGATTCGACATACGTCGTGTCCACGGGAAAATATTTTTACGATAAAGGTTATGATATATTCCGTCTTAACCTGAGAGACCATGGTAACTCTCATCATCTCAATGAAGGTCTTTTTCATGGAGCTCTCATAGACGAGACATTTAATGCCGTTCGCACTATCTCTCGTTTATCCAATGACAAGCCATATTACGTCATTGGCTTTTCCCTCGGTGGAAATTATGCGCTTCGCATAGCACTCAAACACTCTGTATCAAAAATCCCAAATCTTAAGCATATCATCGCCATCAGTCCTGCCCTGGATCCCTATAAAGCCACGTTATCCATCGATGAAATTCTTCCCATCTATCGATATTACTTTCTTAATAAATGGAAAAGATCTTTAATAAAAAAGCAGTCGCTTTTCCCTGAAAAATATGATTTTTCTGATATCATGAAAATAAAAACGTGTATGGACCTTACAGAGGCTATCATGCCTTACTATCCGGAGTTTCGCAATTACAGGGAATACTTTAATCAATATACTTTACGGGACAATGTGTTTGACGATCTTTCCATACCTGTTACCATCATTGCCTCTGAAGATGACCCGATAGTGCCAATTCATGACGTTTATGGGTTAAAGGAAAACAGCTATCTGCGGCTTTCTCTTCAGACCTACGGAGGACATTGCGGATTCATCGATTTTTTCCCTTTCGAATGCTGGTATGAAAGGATAATTGAGCAAATATTTTCCCGGTTGGAAAAAACAGGATGA
- a CDS encoding HAD family hydrolase: protein MKVGISIRAIVFDFDGTLAKLNINFPQMRKSVISLIESYQIPLDGLSDLFVLEMINAGKTLISRKHPGKETFFFQQASNLIAHIEIEAASKGELIDGTRDMLIELKKCNIKAGVVTRNCKSAVMRVFPDILEYCDTVITRELTNNVKPHPDHLMTALQSLDAAPEFTYMVGDHPMDIKMGKDAGTFTVGVLSGYSTTSDLLNAGADLIVNKAADIIGVLL from the coding sequence TTGAAAGTTGGAATATCGATAAGAGCCATCGTTTTTGACTTCGACGGTACATTGGCAAAACTGAATATCAATTTCCCCCAGATGAGAAAGTCTGTTATTAGTCTCATCGAATCTTACCAGATCCCCCTGGACGGACTCAGTGATCTATTCGTTCTCGAGATGATCAATGCAGGGAAGACATTAATTTCCCGTAAACATCCTGGAAAAGAAACTTTCTTTTTTCAGCAAGCGAGTAACTTGATTGCACATATCGAAATCGAAGCGGCAAGCAAAGGGGAACTCATAGACGGTACACGAGATATGCTCATCGAGCTGAAAAAATGTAACATTAAAGCGGGAGTTGTAACCAGAAACTGTAAATCGGCAGTCATGCGGGTGTTCCCTGATATCCTCGAATATTGCGATACTGTCATAACAAGAGAACTCACCAACAACGTCAAACCCCACCCTGATCACCTCATGACAGCCTTACAATCACTTGATGCGGCGCCGGAATTCACATACATGGTCGGTGATCATCCTATGGATATCAAAATGGGGAAAGATGCAGGTACATTCACAGTAGGTGTCTTATCAGGATATTCAACAACAAGCGACCTGTTAAATGCGGGGGCAGATCTTATTGTTAACAAAGCAGCAGATATTATCGGCGTTCTGCTATAA